The sequence TGCTTTTTAACCAAAAGCACTTTTCCATACATGGGCTTTTAGAAGTTACCAAACACCTTTGTCATAACTTTTGAGCAAAAAGTGTTGTACCTGTGTACAACAGTAATACCAAAAGAAGCCTAAAAAACCATATTAGGGTAACTATATTGCTTACTAAATGTAGGGAACAACAACAATAGAGTAAGCAATATTCATTACTATTACTATCTGACTAATCacattattatttaaaaattttatttgtgGCAGTATAATTATCTATTCTCCTCTAGATGGATTTTCACCAAGAATTGTGTCTACAATATTGAAATAACTACTACATTAGACAAGATTTTTTAAAGGTTTTACACATGTGAGTATTTTGGGCTATAAACaaaaatttttaattttgataaaatattacaGTTATGTAATGTTTTGACATAAAATATaattctgtcaatagacatcggtccttagacatcggtccttagacatcggttgctcagacgaccgatgttaaagttcatttagacatcggttattttaaaaccgatgttacttattgttttagacatcggtccagaaaataaccgatgtctatacttatttttcaaaaatgaaaaacgttagttagacatcggttttctatataaccgatgtctttgttttatagacatcggttgtattttacaaccgttgtcgatggttaacttaaaaaaaattaaaaaaaacacgGAAACTTTCCCCCCTTATTCCCCAAATATTCCCCCCCTTAACCAAAAAAAACCAGTTTCTCCCCCCTAATTATTTTTCCtgtctctctctcactctctctgctctctctcttactctctctctctgctctctctctctctgagcTCACTCTCTCTAGttctctttccctctctcttccatctctctgcttctctccctctctctcttccatctctctctATCTCACACACACACCATATCAGATTATAATAAGTACATAGGTTTTAATTAAACCCCAAATTAAAGAACACCATCAGTTAATCAAAATCCATCTACGAGAAACCCGAATTTCTGAACAGGTATGTTTGTTCATTTAGGTTTGTATGTTCGATTAGGTTACATTTGTTCAATTAGGGTTTGTTCATAAATTTTAATGGGTTTTTTTCCTTTTTGAACAGGTTTTGAAATTTATTGAGCCAAATAAGGTTTGTActctaattttatattttttcttgagttgttttaaatatgcatgtatatatatttacataaatCTGCATTTTTTTAACATAAATTAGGTTTGTGTtcttgtgtatatatatttaggTTTGCCTAAATATATCAATTAGGTTTGATATTTGCATGTATTTTTCTTTTCTGGTTGATATCTTCCGATTTTTGTCCGTTTAAAGTTTTAAGTAATAGTATGTTTTTAAATTCGATTTTGTCCATTTGCAGATTATCTCATCAAGTCTCGGAATTTGACAGTGCCTGCACATTTTACTTCAAGAAGGAGGTTAGAAATTCTTATTCGTTtgcttttttccttttttttgtaTACATTATGTAGGAAGGGATTCACCAGTAACCGATCTGTCATTATTTATGTATACATTATTTGATTTGGATTGTTGTTTATGTATCAGATTTAGTGTATCGTTCTCTTTTAATAGATGAGATGCCATGAATGTACTAGTTGTCATTTGTGTAAAATCTTTCAATTTTTTAAGGGCATGTTTGTTATTAATTCGCGCTTGAATATGTGCACTTGTGTTGATTATGCTAGTTAAACAATGTTGACTTTCTTGGTTTTGTTTATATGCACTTGAATATGTGCACTTGTATTGATTAATTCGCGCTTTGATGTTGAAATGACCATCTGGTGGTTAGGTTGCTAGATTGCTGGTCATACATTTTCATTTATGGATAAGTCGTGGATATCGAAAGATAGGGATTCTTTAGAATTTGAAATTGGCGTCGAAGAATTCTTAATTTTCGCTGAAGAAAATTGTAAAGATCCTAAAAGAATTCCTTGTCCATGTGGTCGATGTGTGAATTTTAAAAAACTCTCAACCAAAATCATAAGGGGATATATCTACGATCATGGTTTTAGTTTGGGGTATGTTAATTGGATTTGGCATGAAGAAAAATCTACTAGGAGTACTTGGTCTTCTATAGGTAGTACACGTCCTGCTTCAGACCAACCTATTGAGTACTTTGTTGCATCAGAAActgttgaagtttgtgaagcggCTTTTAATTCGGGTAATTACGATAAGGATTCATATGATTTTCAGAGGTTTGTTGTTGATGCGGAACAACCGTTGTTTGAGGGCAGCGAGTGCACAAAGTTAGAGTCAATGTTAAAATTGCACAACTGGAAAGCTAGGTTTGGTATTAGCGACACTGCCTTTACTGAGCTGCTCTCTTCAGTTGGCTCGATCCTTCCCAAAGATAATGTGTTGCCTCCTAACGCATATGAAGCGAAGAAAACTTTATCCGATTTAGGTCTAGTGTATATAAAAATTCATTCGTGTCCCAATGATTGTATACTGTATAGGGGCATACATTCTGATGCTTCTCAGTGTCCTCATTGCAAGCTGTCACGTTGGAAAGTACGGAAGAATGGCCAACTTAGGGTCAATGTTCCAGCCAAGGTCATGTGGTATTTTCCTATAATTCCAAGATTTAAACGGTTATTTAAATCTCCCTCTACTGCTGAACTCATGACTTGGCATGCAAATCAGCGAATAAATGATGACAAGATGCGACATCCGGCCGACTCTCCTTCTTGGAGGAACATAGATTACCGGTGGCCTGCCTTTGGTAGTGAATCTAGGAATATTAGGTTGGCTTTATCAGCGGATGGTATCAACCCGCATACTAATGGGTTAGTCAATCGATATACATGCTGGCCAGTAGTGTTGGTAACGTACAATCTTCCTCCGTGGTTATGCATGAAAAGGAAGTTCATGATGTTGTCAGTTTTAGTTCCTGGTCCACATGAGCCGGGAAATAACATCGACGTTTATTTACAACCGTTGATTGATGATCTGAAAAAACTTTGGGAAGAAGGTGAACCAAACGTTTATGACGCCTATAGTAAATCATATTTCACtctaaaagtaattttattgtgGACTATAAATGATTTTCCAGCATATGGAAACTTGTCAGGCTGCGTGAATAAGGGTTATAAGAGTTGTCCAATTTGTGGTGACGATACTGTGGCTAAATATTTAAGTCACAGTAGGAAGATGTGCTTCCAAGGTCATCGCCGTTATTTTCCTAGGCAGCACCCTTATAGGAGGCAGAAGGCGGCCTTTAACGGACAACAAGAGTTGGGGAACGCATGTCAACCCCTTTCCGGAGAAGAAGTGTTAGCGCGTCAGGAACGAATTGATTTTTGTTTTGAAAAAGAGGTGAAGAAGTCGAAGAAGatggaatgtccatggaagaaAAAATATGTTTTCTTTGAGTTAGAATATTGGAAATATCATCATGTTCGCCACTGTCTCGATGTTATGCACATCGAGAAAAATGTGTGTGATAATCTGCTTGGGATGTTATTAAATATGCGAAAGTCAAAAGATAGTGAGGCGGCACGTCGTGATATGATTGATATGGGTGTTAGACATGATTTAGCTCCTCAAGTAGGAGAAAAGAAGACCTATCAGCCTCCTTCCCCTTTTACTTTGTCGAAGGTTGAAAAAAAGAAAGTGTTGAACTCATTCTTGTCTATGAAACTTCCTTCTGGACATGGATCAAACATAAAAAATTGTGTATCCATGTCTGATTTGAAGATATACGGGCTTAAGTCCCATGACTGCCATatccttctccaacaactccTCCCTGTTGCCATTCGATCCGTTCTCCCAAAAAATGTTAGGGTCACAATCATACGACTGTGCTTCTTTTTTAATGCTTTATGCAGCAAAGTTGTCGATGTCTCGAAACTCGATAAATTGcagtcagatgtaataataaccttatgcgaTCTAGAAAAAATATTCCCTTCATCATTTTTTGATGTAATGTTACATCTTATTGTCCACTTGGTCCTAGAAGTGCGTTTATGTGGACCGGTATTTTATAGATGGATGTATGCCTTCGAACGATTCAATAAAGTGCTAAAAAGCTACGTACGAAACCGATATTATCCTGAAGGTTGTATGGCAGAAAGCTACCTTAAAGAAGAATCAGTAGAATTCTGCACAGAATTTATGAGCCAGACTTGTACAACTGCCGGCATTCCAGTTGAGCAAGGCAAGCAATCTGGTCCATTATCTGCCGCGATAATAAAGGTCGTGGAAGAAAAAGAGCGAGATGAGGCTCATCTGCATGTCCTTCAAAACAATGATGAAGTGTATTCCTATATCGTGtacgtttattttattaacttgtccTATTTGTTTGaagatgtaatttttgtgggTTATTTCTAATATTTATGCATATTCTCAGAATGCACAAGGAGTATTTGGATGAAATTTACCGAGGGAAAAAAAAGTGTTCATTGGCTTATGGGAGAGCTCAATCGGCTATTTGCCGATTGGTTTAAAAAAAAGTAGGTTTTATGTATTGTCTACTTAAATAGTTGTTAGTTGTAGTTTGCAACTGATggatttttttattatataatattatgtaTAGGTAAGTAGTGAAATGAAGGGAAATCCCGATGCTGTTTCAGAGACGATACGATGGCTCGCTGGAAAACCATcattttctgttttaacttatcAAGGTTTTTCAGTCAATGGAGTCCGATACTTTACGAAAGACCGAGATGATGCGCGAGTTGTTCAAAATAGTGGAGTTTCTGTGGTTGCTAAGGCAGTCCAGGTGTCCAGTGCGAAAGATTTAAACCCCATTGAGAGTGATATGACCTTTTATGGCATAATCTTGGAAGTATGGGAGTTGGATTACCATGAGTTCAAAGCTCCACTCTTCTTGTGTAAATGGGCAGAGAATGATAAAGGCATAAAGATCGACGATCTTGGCTTCACACTTGTGGATTTCAATCGACAAGGCCATAAGAAGGATAAATATGTCTCTGTTGACCAAGTCAACCAGGTGTTTTACATTAAAGATCTGGTTGATCCTACTTGGCCGATCGTGTTAACTTCCACAACTAGAGACTATCAAGAGTTGTATAACGACGATGATTTGGGTGACACGATCATGGAACATCCTCCCTTCTGCTCTAACATCCCTGCTTCTGATGTGACCAATGAAGACGTTGCGCATAGTATTAGGCCTAATGTTGAGGGAATTTGGGTTAAAAAATGATCCTGTTAATTTAGCTCTCTGTACTTTTTGCTTGTTATAATTTAATCAGCATATTTAATTTTCCTTTGTAATTTTTTTGAGTAAATGAATTATAGTGACTAATGCATTTTTCTTTTGTAatttttcttttataatttttttgtattttgTTTTTGTATTTGTTTTGAAATTTTCCAGTTGTAATTTTGAATGTATTTTTATTCATGCATATGTAATTTTGAATGTATTTTAATTCATGTAGAGTTTCATTTATTCAGTGACTAATTATTTCGTGTTTTATTATTCAGAGTGAAGGACAAAAATGGCAAAGAAAAAGAGAACCAACAAAAGCAAATCTAAAAAAGTTAAAGAGGTCGAAGAACATTGTGATCAGGAGGTTGAAGAGCACTGTGATCAGGATGGACAAGCACCAAGTGAACCTCAAACTGAAAAGCAACAGTCTAAACAAGAAACAACAACTAATTCTAATTCTGCGAAAAGAAGGTTGGGAGCTGCACGAGGTGTTTCCTCTCTTAAAAAAGTATTGGTAAGGAAGGCCCAGGGCAAGAGATTTAAAATCAGATACAATGAGTTTGGAGTTCCTGTCGGAGATACTAGGTGTACCTTACAGTCCTACATAGGGCACCTGGCAAGAACTATGATTCCTATCGACATTGACAGCTGGCCAAATATGGATCGGGAATTGAAAGATAAATTATGGCTTGATATTAAGGTATTAAATTATAGTTGACACACACAACTTATTTTTAGTACTACTATCTAAGCCTTATAAACTTGTGTATTTTATTGTCCATAGGGTACATTTAAAGTTGCTCCGGAAAGTGAGGCTATGGTGCTTAAGTCTGCAGGAGAGAAGTGGAGACAGTTTAAAACTGATTTAACAACTAAACACGTGATGCCATATGCTGAAAAAAAGAAGAAACTGAAGAGGCCTCCAAAAAATTATCGGTTTGTGGGTCAAGAAGCTTGGACGAGATTTATCGCGCAGAGGACAGGTGATAAGTGGCTGGTATGGATGCATTTTCTTTGCCAGTGTACCCTTTTTGGATTTAGAATATTTACTTGGATATAATTATTCGTTGTATGATGCAGAAACTGCGCACCCTGCAGAGCGAAAGAGTGCGTAATCGAAAATATCATCATCGTTTGTCAAGGAAGGGTTACATTGGTTTACAAGAGGATGAAGTAAGAACCTAGCTATAATTTTTTCTCATCTTCAACAAATAAAGCACCTTTTAATTTTTT is a genomic window of Apium graveolens cultivar Ventura unplaced genomic scaffold, ASM990537v1 ctg9089, whole genome shotgun sequence containing:
- the LOC141705592 gene encoding uncharacterized protein LOC141705592, with the translated sequence MDKSWISKDRDSLEFEIGVEEFLIFAEENCKDPKRIPCPCGRCVNFKKLSTKIIRGYIYDHGFSLGYVNWIWHEEKSTRSTWSSIGSTRPASDQPIEYFVASETVEVCEAAFNSGNYDKDSYDFQRFVVDAEQPLFEGSECTKLESMLKLHNWKARFGISDTAFTELLSSVGSILPKDNVLPPNAYEAKKTLSDLGLVYIKIHSCPNDCILYRGIHSDASQCPHCKLSRWKVRKNGQLRVNVPAKVMWYFPIIPRFKRLFKSPSTAELMTWHANQRINDDKMRHPADSPSWRNIDYRWPAFGSESRNIRLALSADGINPHTNGLVNRYTCWPVVLVTYNLPPWLCMKRKFMMLSVLVPGPHEPGNNIDVYLQPLIDDLKKLWEEGEPNVYDAYSKSYFTLKVILLWTINDFPAYGNLSGCVNKGYKSCPICGDDTVAKYLSHSRKMCFQGHRRYFPRQHPYRRQKAAFNGQQELGNACQPLSGEEVLARQERIDFCFEKEVKKSKKMECPWKKKYVFFELEYWKYHHVRHCLDVMHIEKNVCDNLLGMLLNMRKSKDSEAARRDMIDMGVRHDLAPQVGEKKTYQPPSPFTLSKVEKKKVLNSFLSMKLPSGHGSNIKNCVSMSDLKIYGLKSHDCHILLQQLLPVAIRSVLPKNVRVTIIRLCFFFNALCSKVVDVSKLDKLQSDVIITLCDLEKIFPSSFFDVMLHLIVHLVLEVRLCGPVFYRWMYAFERFNKVLKSYVRNRYYPEGCMAESYLKEESVEFCTEFMSQTCTTAGIPVEQGKQSGPLSAAIIKVVEEKERDEAHLHVLQNNDEVYSYIVMHKEYLDEIYRGKKKCSLAYGRAQSAICRLVSSEMKGNPDAVSETIRWLAGKPSFSVLTYQGFSVNGVRYFTKDRDDARVVQNSGVSVVAKAVQVSSAKDLNPIESDMTFYGIILEVWELDYHEFKAPLFLCKWAENDKGIKIDDLGFTLVDFNRQGHKKDKYVSVDQVNQVFYIKDLVDPTWPIVLTSTTRDYQELYNDDDLGDTIMEHPPFCSNIPASDVTNEDVAHSIRPNVEGIWVKK